The window ATCTGATTCTGCTTAAAGGAAAGGGTTAAAATCACAattgcctctcttcctctgctaTTTTCAGGGAGTTTCGTTTCACCTCTGAAGTGCCTATCTGGCTGGACTATCATGGCAAACATGTCGTCATTGAACAGGTGAGAGGTCTTCCAAACAGCTCATTTGTCGCTCAGCCTCAGAAGGAAGGATTTCTTTGTATTTGATCCGGAATTTTCCAGgtttactgtattttcacacTCATTCTCTCCTGGTCTTTGCTCACAGGGAACGTTTGCAGGGATTCTGATCGGTCTGGCCCAGCTCAACTGTTCTGAGTTGAAGCTGAAGAGGCTCTGCTGCAGACATGGGTAGATAAGCACACCTCCCTACTAACACTAGATCATCACGTTTAAAACCAGTGGGGATTTGAAGTTGTACATTTCTTCTGCAACACTTTCTAGCCTCCTCGGTGTGGACAAAGTGATCCAGTACGCCGTCACAGAGTGGCTGACGGACATCAGGAAGAATCAGCTGCCGGGTATCCTGGGAGGTGTTGGGCCCATGCACTCGGTTGTCCAGCTTTGTGAGTTGATGCtgcttgtttctgctgcaaaCACACCGTGCCAGGTTAACATTGACATGTTCTCTATCCTGTCGTGTCTCTCGGTTCATTCCCTTTTCCCCTCTTTCTCCAGTCCATGGAGTGAGGGATCTGTTCTGGCTGCCCATAGAGCAGTACAGGAAGGATGGGCGCATTATCCGAGGTCTCCAGAGAGGGGCAGCGTCCTTTGGCACCTCCACAGCATCAGCTGCTCTGGAGCTCAGCAACAGGCTGGTGCAAGCCATACAGGTACTCAGTCTGTACAGGATTTTCAGTGCAGGTTAAGACTGTGAATAAAGTTTATACAAGACTATCAAGCACATTGATGgttgacatttttatgttgtgtcCATCTTTCAGCATCTTTAGTTGATGCCTAAAAACTCCATTCTGCTTGTCTTTCAGGCCACAGCAGAGACTGTCTATGACATCCTGTCTCCGACTCCCCCCCTGAACCGCTTCGCCATCACAGAAGGCCGGGCCCCCACCAGCCGGCCCCGCAGGGCTGCTCAGCCCGCAGACCTCCGAGAAGGCGTGGCCAAGGCCTACGACACCGTCAGAGAGGTGCATCATCTAACATACACCCTCAAAATTGGTCAAAACACGTAGAGATCATCAATTAGTTGATCAACCGAGAAATTGGTCAATGGCCAACATTTGCTGGTTTATCCTCTCAAATGGAACAAATTACTGCTTTTCTTAGTTTTTTCAGTTGTATTAAACTGgaaatgtttgtctgttgaACTGCTGGGACAAAAATGTAATCTAAATTCATCACAATGAGTACtaaaccaaacaactaatcagatAAAAGCCGTATTAACCCGTATTTATTTCAGCAGCCTGTTTTCTTCTGTACATTTAAATGGCTTCAAACACTAAATCTTTTGACTCTCTACTCTCCAGGGAGTGATTGACACGGCTCAGACCTTGTGCGATGTAGCATCTCGCGGCCACGAACAGAAGGGTCTGCCCGGCGCTGTGGGCGGCGTCCTACGGCAGATCCCGCCCACCGTGGTCCGACCTTTAATAGTGGCCTCTGAAGCCACATCCAATCTTCTTGGTGGCATGCGGAACCAGATCAAACCAGACGCCCGGAAGGAGGATTTCCTCAAGTGGCGCACGGAGGAAGGCCAAGAATGATgacggctttttttttttgttttttgtttcgtctgtgtgagagagaaagtgtgtgtgtgtgtgtgtgtttgtgtgagattATGATTCGGGAAAGTCTCAGCTAAGGGAGCGAAtgtttatttgcatgtgtgtacgGACTAATCAGAGTCAGTGTGTGCTCCaatgcaaaaacaaagcaaTGACTAACGACTACTGCAGTTAGATGTGGCTCCATCATTCATGGACTGAACCAGATTTAGTCATCATGCGCTCTCCTCATATATCCTTTCCTCAGTAATACACTATTCTGCAGATTCTCCTTAATGTCTGTTCTAACATATCATCGTCAGTCTCAACTTTCTTCATCTTCGATTAGACCACTGGCAGGTGGGATTATCACTCTCAAGGTTTCCTTGTTCACAGATTGTGGGCACTTCATGTACTCTGAATTGAGCTGCTTGAAACTGTTTGTATTCTAATTTAAAGATTTCTGGCACAGTTTTACCTTTTTCCAAGATGCACggacaaaaagagaaaggatTAATAGTTTACGTGTTATTTTGAGACCAATGTGTTTCAGCTTTTGTCGACTATTTCATGAAACCTTGAAGTCGGTGAACTTTTGGCAGAAATCCTCGCTGTTTGTCTCATTCACTAGCTGTGAAAAAGCAAGGGTTTCCAACTGATTAATTAAGATGTCAGTTCACCTTTTTTAGATGCAATGTGTGATAAAGCGCTTCAGTCTACTTGGTGTCCATTGGGGCAAACAGTGGAGACAGTgagaacatttttaatgaagCGTCCTTTGCTAACACCCTCCAGATGTTGGCAGAAGGTTTTAACCCCATCACACAACGTCTTCGTCTCCGCTTCGACCCCTCCATGCACCTGCTTCTCTCAGTGCTGTTATTCGTGCCATAAACCTTGCACAGTGCCCTTTTTAAGTAGTTTTGTGTTGCCTTCCTCAACCCTGCCCCCGCCCCACTACAAGTATATCACACACTGGCTGGTACTGATACACACCTGACTGACGGACATGTTTCCTGACTGAACAGAGACAGTGAACCTAAACTCTGTAGCACATTTGATTCTGTTCAAGCTTCACATTTTCAAGTCGGGACTAGTCATCTGAAACTGGCGGTAAACTATCCAGATGTCAGCCAGTGGTTCTTCTACCTGCAGCTTGTTTGTGCTTCTCAGTTAGAGACTCGGATCTGAGTGAACCTACTCTGTCTTCAGAATTGCTTTGTCCACTTCTTTAGTTGCCTTCCtgcgttgttttttttaaatgtttctttacttgtttttttattttgacaaaacataAGTATTGTCATACTCGTTTTCAAATTAAGAGTTAAGAGGATGTGAATCTGGTGACAATGGAGGATGAAAAATCGAGGGTTTTGTGGTTTAAacgttttacatttttatcttttttgtttaataagtGTAAGGGATATTTGTCCCTGTGTGCGAACGTGTGTgcgaacgtgtgtgtgtgtgtgtgtatgtgtgtgtatacgtgtgtgtgaatgacggtgcgtttgtgtgcgtgcatgaTGCATGTCTGTGAGGTTGACAGGTTGATGCTTGTTACTCCTCTTGTGTGTAATTACTATTTACTATATCATAAACTGTATGAATGACCTGTATAATACAAAGACAAGGAGTATacaaaattaatacaaaaaataaaaaatttgagTATAAAAACTGAAGCTTGACTTTGCCTGGTATTTGTGCTGCTGATTGACACCcgtattttttcactttttactccactacattaatTTAATAACTTAAGTTACTGTTTTCATTAAAGATTGCTGCATATGAGCCAAATGATAGCTTTTTTGATCAGAGCAAATAAATCAGTCGAATAAAAATACACTGATtgtgatatatagatagatattgACCCATAGTATACGGTATAGACATGCATGTATTAattaatgtatgtatttatttgtgatttacTATTTACATGTACTTTGATACTAAAGATACTACATTTTAATATAAgatatttaagacttttactcaagtactacaTGGGTGGTTGACCAAAGTCTTATTTTAGCACAGTatgtttacttttactcaagtttaacttttgggtacttttaacaacactgcTGATGATTAGTTCCGCCACCGGTTGTTGTGAATATTACCGTTACTGTATAATACACTGGTTCTTATTGgagattttaataaaaatattgtaATGGGGGAAAACTTAAAAGAGAGGTTTcgatattaaaaacaaagaagatcTAACCCGGGAACCCACGGTAGTgtgaaggaaacaaaaaacaaacaaaaaaaaaggttttgggGACGTTTTTTAGCGACGCAACGGCGGCACTTCCGGTCCACATGTAAACGCTACAGCGTGATCTACACGTAGATGATAAACTGCACCCATAAACTGTAAAGGTTGAAGGAGAATAGTGTCGAAGCGGTGACATTTAGCTGTAAACATGAAGCTGCTCACTCACAACATGTTGACATCTCACGTGAAGGGCGTCACTAAAGGATACCCGCTGCTCATCAAGGTAAGCTAGCAGCGCGGCTAACTGctaacaccacaaacaccagcgtGTCATGCTGTGTGGCTCATTAAATGACAGGAGACAGAAACGTTTAGTTATTGAGTGTCTCTCAAGAGTTTTAACGCTACATTATTACCTTTTAAAACCTCGCTTGTATAGCTTCACTCAACATGTGATAGTTGTTTGTTTGGGAGGGAGGTTAGCAAGCTAGCAGCAGGACAGGAATCAGTGCTGAAACAACAATATGTACAGTTGGTATGATTAGTTGTACACCTGTAGCTTGATGACTctacatgtatttgattttACCCGCATAAAATGTCGTCATCTGCCATTTAATTTGTCTTCTGAATTCACAGTATTAAATATAAACACTGGTTCTGTGGAAAATCTCAGTTTCTTCCTTCCTGCTGTTTATGTTGCTAATAGTGGGGAACAAGTGGTAGAGGAACTGATGTTGAACACAGCCATGTAGAAGTAGAGACTGTTGTTGTTAGATGAATGCACACACttatctttgttttcttcttgaaGGCAACCGAGGTGAAGATGAATGAGGTGGAGTTCAACCCTCAGTTTGTCAGCCGGATGATCCCCAAACTGGAGTGGAGCGCTCTCGTCCAGGCTGCAGATGAGGTGAGGCAGACCGATACAGTCCTGGATCATTCCAGAGAGACATGGATTATAGTTGATAGCCTGCCACACATCTCAGTATAATCAAGTATAGCCTTTGATTTGGAACATTTGATCAGTTTCGAGAAGAAAAGTCATGTCATGGCTGTATATTAGTCACGTTCGTCATATGTATGATGGACATTTCATGATCCATCCAAAAGCTACAGGTACTTCATTAgttattttgtttctatttgGAAATAAGTCATCAAAAGTACCTGAGAGTGGCTGCGTAAACCATTGCTAGAATCTCTCAGCCGTGCTTATTAGGAGACAGATCTCTCCCACCACAGTTGGCACCTTCACTGACGGCCTTTATCAGTGTTTTGAGGATTGTTCGATGTGGTTGAAAGAGTCAGACTAAGCCTGTGATTTTGCAACTCTACCTTTTTTTCAATCTCTAATGGCACAGAGTTTGGTCTTATTTTTGAATGTATATAAAGGAGGAAACATTTTgctaatttatattttaatgaaaatgtcctGTACCAGttatgttgttctgtttttgtctttttttccccctcagttTATTGCTTTGTCTTATTGTACTTGGATCAGCTACGATACacgttttattatttattggaAATGTGTGTctacttgtgtgtttttttttttcttaaatatgcCGTGGTTTCTTCTTTCATCTAGTAACATCCTTTAAGAATTCACAGCTGCTCAGTGTGAACACTTGTCATCGTCTCTTTCCTTTCTGTAGTTGGGTCAGCGGCAAGACCTGCCTGGTGAGCTGGTGCCAGATTATGAAAAAAACGAGGATTTCCTGAAGAAAGTTCACAGACTGCTGTTAGAGGTAAAGAGTTTGTGTTTTCTAACGGTTCCCTAACTATAGtatgtggttgttgtttttcttgcaaaaacacatgacaaattatttttagggctgcaactatcttgtgttttcatcatcaGTTAATCTGCTATTagttttgatttattgtttaacATTTTGCTCTCTTATTCTCTAGACCCCAGTAGAATTGTCCTACTCAATCGAAAAACACAGCTGTCTACACAAACTGACAATCACAAGTTGTTTTCATtggaaaaaaacccacaaattcCCTTTTTTAATATGATGCCAAAATATGTGGCATGTGTATGTTTTTAGACAAAGTTTGGATCAACACATAGCAGAAAACaccagacaaacaacaaaaagcactAAAACTCTTGTAAATATGTCTGATAAGTGCATCTCAGTAGACCtaaaagaagagaaagtaaCTTCAGGTCAGTTTTAGAATAAATACGGGATCCAcagtgtttctctctgtttgctTCATGAGTCAACACTCAGAGTCTGACAACAAAACAGATCCCTTCACTGGATAACACTAGgctttcaaaacacacacttcaacCCACACAGCAATGTTATAAGCataaacaacagtaatgtagtGGTAGttagtgtctttggcaacttaaaTGAGGAAAAGAAATTACTGAAATTATACGTGGAAATGTCACCGCAACGTGTTCACTTCTCCTTACCGACTCTTCAGCTCACAGCGTCTGTCTGCAGCAGTGAGAGCCGGGCAGGTCCAGCTGTtgactgatggtgattatgtgatGTGATCTCGAGCAACAGACTTAAACCTGCACTGTTGTCATTGCTTTCCTCGATGCGTCAGGGTCGCCCTCGCAACACAATGTTACGCCATCCATAGGATTATAAGGATTTATTATAGGAGACTGAATTTAGATTTGTAAATCGCAGAAAAGTCCTTTACAAAAGTCACAGATTAGAACGTTACAATGTTTATTTCCAGTTCTGGTTATTAATGACAACTTTAAGTATCTATTAGACAAAGCTCAAGACTTTATTTTCCGTATTTTGATATGTGGGGATGAATTAAACATAGAATGAGTGCTGTGAACTCTGTAgggcttctttttttatttttatttttttatctgacCGGTGATCCAAAATCCGAAATATAGAagaaatgtagttttacaattatataaaacagaaaaatcctcCTTATTAAGAAGCTGGAGCATATTTGGCATTTTTGGTTAAAAGGGACTTAAACCATGAATAGATTATCTaaacatgaatattaaaatatcaaCTAGTCGCTGCAgctcttgttgtttttccctcGTGGTGAcgtattgtttttattctcatATTTAATAGTTGTTTTGGCTCTTGAACACATTCCCACAAGCCTGAAACGGTCTTTAACagtgaagaaataaagaaatgttttggtcttttttgtATTAATCTTCCACAGACCACCTCTCTGTTGCTGACATCATTATCATGCGGttcccagctgtgtttcctgttCATGTCTCACTTAACGCAGTGAATCATTTTGATAATTACGGGATGTATTTGCAAAGAACACTTAAGTGCACATTTTGGTAAAAACTACAGTGTATTCACTCTCACACAGAAACCTAGAAAGATACAGTACGTACTTCACATCCTGTTTCTATTGCTGGCAACAGCAATTAGCAGCAGAGCTTCATGTGGCGGTTTCCTGCTCGGTGTCTCGTTTTTCATAACTGCAACAGAGATCTAACACAGGAACTAAAGTGTACTtgttttagaatttttttttttttaagccagaGTACATGCGTGGGCAAAAATGTGTCGACTCCCAAACTTTACACACTCTGATTGTTGAAAAACCCCTGGCACTGATGCTAAATGTGCTGCTGTGACAGAATGTTCTGGGCTGAGCCGTTGGCTTCCATTCTGCTACGAGAGCATTAGTGAAGTCGCAGTGATGTATCCTTCTGCATAATACATGagcaaaacagattttattgagTATCTTCTATCCTGCAGTCCCCTCTTCTCATTTCTCAGTTTATACATCCTTGATTCCTTTCCTCACCAAGGAAGAGACACGAGGAGAGAGGAGTCAAGGCAACAGTTTGTTCAGTCTTTCTTGGAGCATCAGAAATGTCAACTGAATATGACATGTGACTTCAATTTCCATGCGATGCTGAAAGGTGTTTATGATGGACTGTTCATCTTGGATACTGATTATTATGAAGCTGTGTTCGCTGAGTCACATCTTTTTCTCATGACCCAATAGTTACTGTCCCGTGACCCTTTTATTGGTCCACAGCCCAGAGTTTGGGAACCACAGGTCTAAAATATTCAGTGCTGTCGTATTTAAGAATTCCCACAAATGGAACCAAAGAGGTCGAGGCCAAACCTTTCAAACCAGCCCCGAACCGAGAGTACGGCGACAGCAGTGTCCATATACTTTTGGCCGTCGGTGGCGGTGACCTCACGCCtcccgtctgtctgtgtgtgttgcaggtggaggtgatcGAGGGCTGCCTGCAGTGTCCTGAATCGGGACGAGAGTTCCCGATCTCCAGAGGAATCCCCAACATGCTGCTGAGCGAAGACGAGGCATAGACGGCGCCGAACGCGACCTCCCCCTGAACCGTCAATCGGATGGGATTGTGGGTatcggagagagagagaagagagagagaggctggactctggTTTAAAGTTGGTGCCAGGGGAAAACTGGCCACGCTGTTTGGTTGATTGTAGTTATGACATTAAAACGGCTGCCGATGGCGGAAAAAGATTCGAAGAATAACAGATGGAAATGTTCCCCGAGAGTAACCCCCAGTGGttttatctgtatttatttttgtatctgtttgggttctttctttttttgtttttccaataaAACTGTCCCCGATTTCCATGACAGCCAAAACTCTTTTAGGGTTTTTGtggaaaatatgaataaaatgttattacagACGTGCTGAAATACAACCGTCGAGGCTCTGCGAGTGAGAGGCAGGCTCTGAACCCCATCTCGCCCTCTCTCAGGGTTTGACAAAGTGCTGAGGGCCAGATGACGTGGCAGTGGCTTGTCTATATTTGGCTTTGaggaaaagaagcagaaaaaaaggaggcagGCTAGAAGTTGTTTTTGAggaagtattttttatttttttttaatgccacacattacagcacacacacacactcgcatacTTCACCCCACCTGAGATTGCACATACCCCACAGCGAGTCTTCGCTTTCTCTTTGGGATTgccaaaagaaaaagttgagaTCCACAAATTATGTTTCCATCCACTTCTGGCTGTCTAAGACGGTGCAGCAGCAGTCAAGTTGGAACAGGAGGCTGTTTGTTCGCAGGCAGTGTTATCATTTTTAGAAACCTTGCCAGGAcagacgatgatgatgatgatgatggaggaggagtaggttgaggagaggggggggttTGCGCTGACCAGAAGCCTCGAGGCTGCCTGAGTCTCTCCTACCTTTCCCTTCTACTTACAGCAATTACAGGCCTGCACCCGCAACTATAATAACGGTATAATGGGATGGCAGCAGAGCAGCAATAAAAGCCACCCCTGACAGATTAACAGTCCTCTCCAAGTCCTGAGCTGTAATTAACAATGAGAccagagaggaacagagaggaaagaaaagggcCTCGATTGAAAAGCTCGAAAAGATAAACATAAAGCAGGACGGGCTCCGGAGTGATTTAATGAAATTAGGATAAGCCTTCAGATATCGGCATGGATGAGGCCTAAGATGAAAATTACACTGAGATCCTCACTAAAGCTGCATTTTGAAATGTCTGGAAGGAACTAATACGTCTTGTTTCGTCATCTTCCATTCTGCCCTTTTGATATTTAAAGATTAGATTTGACATTTCGGGGAAATTTGCATCCTGGCTTCCTGGCGCAGATTGTTGCCGCTCTCGTCAGCTGGCTTAGCCTCGCTAAAGACTggaaaaaagggggagagaCGGCGAGCCCGGCTCTGTCTAAATGTACCAAAATCCACCTCACAGCACCTCTGAAGCTCAGTGATTAACATGTTTTATCTCATTTTAGTTTGCAATGGAACAGAAGATTAAAAACGCTGGTCCACAGTGACAGACTAAAGGTTGCAGCGGTAACCGTGGTATGAACATTGACCATACCATGTCAGTTTCCCTATCTACGGTGTTCACTACGGTGTGCAGCTTTTGCACCTTAAGATCGACAGGTGCGTACCGTCAACCATCGCATTCCCTTTGCAGCCCTTCGCCAGACTGTTTCTTGTCTGGGACCAGTTAACTTCCCGGAGTCTCAACTTGTGTCCTTGGTCCTCGCCAAGATATTGTCCAGCACGTCATGCTAACAGTGGGAGGCAGCTGAATTTGTGAGATCACATGTTGGAGCAACGTGCTTGCAGCCAAACCACAATGGTTCAACCAATTTGTGTTTTATGAGGAACACTGGCAGGGCATGGGTTAGATCTGAAGACCAACTGGAGGAGCGactgtttgaaaacaacaatggcggcacCTCAAGGGGTTATCGTAGCTGCTATAGCATCAGTTACATCAGTTCTGGACCTCAACTGGTGAAAT of the Sparus aurata chromosome 18, fSpaAur1.1, whole genome shotgun sequence genome contains:
- the trmt112 gene encoding multifunctional methyltransferase subunit TRM112-like protein translates to MKLLTHNMLTSHVKGVTKGYPLLIKATEVKMNEVEFNPQFVSRMIPKLEWSALVQAADELGQRQDLPGELVPDYEKNEDFLKKVHRLLLEVEVIEGCLQCPESGREFPISRGIPNMLLSEDEA